Proteins encoded within one genomic window of Humulus lupulus chromosome 1, drHumLupu1.1, whole genome shotgun sequence:
- the LOC133802665 gene encoding probable serine/threonine-protein kinase WNK6 isoform X1 — MNLAVESSEDGEGLPEPPDPDVLEIDQTCRYIRYKDVLGKGAFKTVYRGFDEVNGIEVAWNQVQIDEVLQSPDGLERLYSEVHLLKSLKHRNIVKFYNSWIDDKNKTVNIITELFTSGSLRQYRKKHKKVDIKALKGWAIQILKGLEYLHSHNPPIIHRDLKCDNIFINGNHGEVKIGDLGLATVLEQANAKSVIGTPEFMAPELYDESYNELADIYSFGMCMLEMVTFDYPYSECKNSAQIYKKVTSGIKPAALSKVIDPSMKLFIEKCIVPASERLSAKELLVDPFLQGNGSAKNLTLPLPDIVLPKIGAFGDRCVMSEGPTNAQVISIDDGEPPIITTFVNPVESFNSLSVEVQRTKRGNFFLLKGEQNGENSASLILRIADENGTYHVLLISNSFKSVSILTAYAIHYILLFTGRARNIHFIFYLNSDTALSVSSEMVEQLELPEQNVKLIAELIDLVLINLVPDWKPCVHVDHLIASNGGPAHMTHKKDSGTPTYAQSGIGSYQNVCEAASTSNDPVLPTSSSFEGSAQSMPDNSNHSKADEVISNANSNLHDEVTEEDRMSYASAISHECSDKNCSPDSYWNTEFGYADNNSNASYLEARDSLTGLESHGSVTLMSYPSQVSSSNQDEEDKLRMELELIELHYQDAVKEISKKRNEAIMETRKKLSQKSIESIY; from the exons ATGAATTTAGCTGTGGAGAGCTCTGAAGATGGGGAAGGCCTTCCGGAGCCTCCCGATCCTGATGTTCTTGAGATTGACCAGACTTGTCGATACATTAGG TACAAAGATGTGCTTGGGAAAGGTGCTTTCAAGACAGT CTACCGAGGTTTCGATGAAGTCAATGGAATTGAAGTGGCATGGAACCAAGTTCAGATTGATGAGGTGTTACAATCACCAGATGGCCTAGAGAGACTATACTCAGAAGTGCATCTCTTGAAATCATTGAAGCACAGAAATATTGTAAAGTTTTACAACTCCTGGATTGATGATAAGAACAAGACTGTCAATATTATTACAGAGCTATTTACCTCAGGGAGCTTGAGACA GTATCGTAAGAAACACAAGAAAGTTGACATAAAGGCTTTAAAGGGATGGGCTATACAAATTTTGAAGGGATTAGAATACCTTCACAGTCACAACCCACCAATTATACATAGGGACTTAAAGTGTGACAACATATTTATCAACGGCAATCATGGAGAAGTCAAGATTGGAGATCTTGGGTTGGCAACTGTCTTGGAGCAGGCTAATGCTAAAAGTGTAATTG GAACCCCCGAGTTCATGGCACCTGAATTGTACGATGAGAGTTACAATGAGCTGGCTGATATATATTCCTTCGGAATGTGCATGCTGGAGATGGTGACATTTGATTACCCTTATAGTGAATGCAAAAACTCAGCTCAGATATATAAGAAGGTTACTAGT GGAATAAAACCAGCTGCACTTTCTAAAGTAATTGATCCATCCATGAAACTTTTTATTGAGAAGTGTATAGTCCCAGCATCTGAAAGATTGTCAGCTAAGGAGCTTTTAGTGGACCCCTTTCTCCAAGGAAATGGCTCGGCAAAAAATCTCACTCTGCCACTTCCAGATATTGTTCTGCCCAAAATTGGAGCCTTTGGAGATCGTTGCGTGATGTCTGAAGGGCCTACAAATGCCCAAGTTATATCTATTGATGATGGTGAGCCACCTATTATTACTACTTTTGTTAACCCAGTTGAATCTTTCAATTCTCTCAGCGTGGAGGTTCAAAGGACAAAGAGAGGCAATTTCTTTCTCCTAAAAGGAGAGCAAAATGGTGAGAACTCTGCATCATTAATACTAAGAATAGCTGATGAAAATGGTACGTATCATGTATTGCTCATCTCTAATTCATTTAAATCTGTATCAATTTTAACAGCATATGCTATACACTACATTCTCCTATTTACAGGTCGCGCTAGGAATATACATTTCATATTCTATCTCAATAGTGATACAGCCCTTTCAGTTTCAAGTGAAATGGTTGAGCAACTAGAATTACCTGAACAGAATGTTAAACTCATAGCAGAATTAATTGATTTGGTGCTCATAAATTTAGTACCTGATTGGAAGCCTTGTGTTCATGTTGATCATCTAATTGCTTCAAATGGAGGACCTGCCCATATGACACACAAGAAAGACTCTGGCACACCAACATATGCACAAAGCGGGATTGGATCATACCAAAATGTTTGTGAAGCTGCCAGCACCTCGAATGATCCAGTTTTGCCGACTTCTTCCTCGTTTGAAGGTTCCGCTCAATCAATGCCTGATAACTCCAACCACTCCAAGGCTGATGAGGTCATTTCTAACGCAAATTCAAATCTGCATGATGAAGTTACAGAGGAAGATCGGATGTCTTATGCTTCTGCAATCTCTCATGAATGTAGTGACAAAAATTGCTCCCCTGATTCTTATTGGAATACAGAGTTTGGGTATGCTGACAACAATAGCAATGCATCATATTTAGAAGCGAGAGATTCTCTTACTGGTTTGGAGAGCCATGGTTCGGTGACCTTAATGAGCTATCCAAGCCAAGTGTCTTCTTCAAATCAAGACGAAGAGGATAAGTTGAGGATGGAGCTGGAATTGATAGAACTGCATTACCAGGATGCTGTCAAAGAAATatcaaagaaaagaaatgaagctATCATGGAAACAAGAAAAAAACTATCACAGAAAAGTATAGAGTCAATTTACTAA
- the LOC133802665 gene encoding probable serine/threonine-protein kinase WNK6 isoform X2, which yields MNLAVESSEDGEGLPEPPDPDVLEIDQTCRYIRYKDVLGKGAFKTVYRGFDEVNGIEVAWNQVQIDEVLQSPDGLERLYSEVHLLKSLKHRNIVKFYNSWIDDKNKTVNIITELFTSGSLRQYRKKHKKVDIKALKGWAIQILKGLEYLHSHNPPIIHRDLKCDNIFINGNHGEVKIGDLGLATVLEQANAKSVIGTPEFMAPELYDESYNELADIYSFGMCMLEMVTFDYPYSECKNSAQIYKKVTSGIKPAALSKVIDPSMKLFIEKCIVPASERLSAKELLVDPFLQGNGSAKNLTLPLPDIVLPKIGAFGDRCVMSEGPTNAQVISIDDGEPPIITTFVNPVESFNSLSVEVQRTKRGNFFLLKGEQNGENSASLILRIADENGRARNIHFIFYLNSDTALSVSSEMVEQLELPEQNVKLIAELIDLVLINLVPDWKPCVHVDHLIASNGGPAHMTHKKDSGTPTYAQSGIGSYQNVCEAASTSNDPVLPTSSSFEGSAQSMPDNSNHSKADEVISNANSNLHDEVTEEDRMSYASAISHECSDKNCSPDSYWNTEFGYADNNSNASYLEARDSLTGLESHGSVTLMSYPSQVSSSNQDEEDKLRMELELIELHYQDAVKEISKKRNEAIMETRKKLSQKSIESIY from the exons ATGAATTTAGCTGTGGAGAGCTCTGAAGATGGGGAAGGCCTTCCGGAGCCTCCCGATCCTGATGTTCTTGAGATTGACCAGACTTGTCGATACATTAGG TACAAAGATGTGCTTGGGAAAGGTGCTTTCAAGACAGT CTACCGAGGTTTCGATGAAGTCAATGGAATTGAAGTGGCATGGAACCAAGTTCAGATTGATGAGGTGTTACAATCACCAGATGGCCTAGAGAGACTATACTCAGAAGTGCATCTCTTGAAATCATTGAAGCACAGAAATATTGTAAAGTTTTACAACTCCTGGATTGATGATAAGAACAAGACTGTCAATATTATTACAGAGCTATTTACCTCAGGGAGCTTGAGACA GTATCGTAAGAAACACAAGAAAGTTGACATAAAGGCTTTAAAGGGATGGGCTATACAAATTTTGAAGGGATTAGAATACCTTCACAGTCACAACCCACCAATTATACATAGGGACTTAAAGTGTGACAACATATTTATCAACGGCAATCATGGAGAAGTCAAGATTGGAGATCTTGGGTTGGCAACTGTCTTGGAGCAGGCTAATGCTAAAAGTGTAATTG GAACCCCCGAGTTCATGGCACCTGAATTGTACGATGAGAGTTACAATGAGCTGGCTGATATATATTCCTTCGGAATGTGCATGCTGGAGATGGTGACATTTGATTACCCTTATAGTGAATGCAAAAACTCAGCTCAGATATATAAGAAGGTTACTAGT GGAATAAAACCAGCTGCACTTTCTAAAGTAATTGATCCATCCATGAAACTTTTTATTGAGAAGTGTATAGTCCCAGCATCTGAAAGATTGTCAGCTAAGGAGCTTTTAGTGGACCCCTTTCTCCAAGGAAATGGCTCGGCAAAAAATCTCACTCTGCCACTTCCAGATATTGTTCTGCCCAAAATTGGAGCCTTTGGAGATCGTTGCGTGATGTCTGAAGGGCCTACAAATGCCCAAGTTATATCTATTGATGATGGTGAGCCACCTATTATTACTACTTTTGTTAACCCAGTTGAATCTTTCAATTCTCTCAGCGTGGAGGTTCAAAGGACAAAGAGAGGCAATTTCTTTCTCCTAAAAGGAGAGCAAAATGGTGAGAACTCTGCATCATTAATACTAAGAATAGCTGATGAAAATG GTCGCGCTAGGAATATACATTTCATATTCTATCTCAATAGTGATACAGCCCTTTCAGTTTCAAGTGAAATGGTTGAGCAACTAGAATTACCTGAACAGAATGTTAAACTCATAGCAGAATTAATTGATTTGGTGCTCATAAATTTAGTACCTGATTGGAAGCCTTGTGTTCATGTTGATCATCTAATTGCTTCAAATGGAGGACCTGCCCATATGACACACAAGAAAGACTCTGGCACACCAACATATGCACAAAGCGGGATTGGATCATACCAAAATGTTTGTGAAGCTGCCAGCACCTCGAATGATCCAGTTTTGCCGACTTCTTCCTCGTTTGAAGGTTCCGCTCAATCAATGCCTGATAACTCCAACCACTCCAAGGCTGATGAGGTCATTTCTAACGCAAATTCAAATCTGCATGATGAAGTTACAGAGGAAGATCGGATGTCTTATGCTTCTGCAATCTCTCATGAATGTAGTGACAAAAATTGCTCCCCTGATTCTTATTGGAATACAGAGTTTGGGTATGCTGACAACAATAGCAATGCATCATATTTAGAAGCGAGAGATTCTCTTACTGGTTTGGAGAGCCATGGTTCGGTGACCTTAATGAGCTATCCAAGCCAAGTGTCTTCTTCAAATCAAGACGAAGAGGATAAGTTGAGGATGGAGCTGGAATTGATAGAACTGCATTACCAGGATGCTGTCAAAGAAATatcaaagaaaagaaatgaagctATCATGGAAACAAGAAAAAAACTATCACAGAAAAGTATAGAGTCAATTTACTAA